The Musa acuminata AAA Group cultivar baxijiao chromosome BXJ3-6, Cavendish_Baxijiao_AAA, whole genome shotgun sequence region ttttaacagtatacgtatactgtatactgttaatattattaagtttatttgaaatgattaattttcaatattgttaatagattaataatatattattgtgattttgtatcttagattttcttaatttaatagaatatttttatttaaaattttaaataattatatttattaattatattatatatttttatattttagcgcctcgtttcgctcgggtgagcacctgggcgagcgcctcgcgcctcgggcgtttttggaccttggcacctagcgttttttaaatcaccgGTCTTTCATTAATGAGGGTATAGATGACATGATAATCCCTGATCTGTGAGGTAAGAATGGATGACACAGGAGAATCATTTTGTATGTGCAAAGGTGTCAAAAGGAATCGTCTAATTAACATAAGACAGTGATATGTCACTTTGTATATAATGGATTGCTTTTAACAGATCTGACTTATATATTGTTGGTTATAAGATGTATTTCTTTGctctttttttgtcttttgagAAGATAGGAAGCTTTATGACCATATGCTTGTCATTTTGGCCTGAAGTTCTTTTGACATTATCCGAAGCCAATTTAGCATGCATAATTTGAGCTTTCCTTGATGTTGTTATGATTGTGACTTTATATACAATACTTAAAATATGTGCAAAAGCTCCAAGAATTACTGATAAACGCCGTTTGAAAGGAAGGGTTGAAGTATTCTGCTTATAGGATCTTCATTGATGCATGATATTTTTTCGCTCAATGGCTATAGCATGCCATAACGTAGTAGCGGTTACATGTAATCTTAAATCTTAAACTAAATTGGTAATAACTTTTGTTGCAATTTAGAGGTGCTAGGTAGTGATTTTCTGTCTCTCCGTAAGAAGAGTAAGAAACCTTATACTGGTTTCAATTTATTCCGCTACAGTTTAGTGGGTAAATCTAGACAGAGAATTGACATCTGGTGACTTTTGCAGAAATTGTATGTTACAATGTTCCCTTGCAATGAATGTGCCAAGATTATTATCCAGGTATGTTTTCTGCATTAACTGGTGTCTCTATGGATTTCTCATGCATCTTCCCTGGTCTTCTGAATAAATGTAGTAGATTAGTGATTGTCATATTACTtgttttgtttagacattttgtagATTCAATTATTCAAACATTAAAGAGTTCATTATACCCAAGGATTATTTGGCTACATAGTTGATGCTTTTCGTTTGGAAACTGATCGACCTGCTCGTCATCTTAGTGTTGACATTCAGAAAATTCAAAAGTGAtgcattcagaataaatatgagaagaGTGTGAAAGTTAGAGTCAGAGAatgatttatcaaaattatttgtgAACCCCATCAGGATTTTCTCTTGAAATTTATGAGTGCATTAAATTAttgcatacagtgcatgcatcgaAGAACAAACATGAGTTATTATGAATTTCTATCTTTCACATCTTATATAAGCAAGACATAAGCAAATCATGCTGAAAGCCACCTATTGCTCCACATCACAAGCAATTAGTTTGGGTTCTGATATAAATTGTCGTGGAATTGATAAAATTGACAGACTAAGAACATGAGTGGCCTTAAATGTGTACTATTTCATTCTTATTCCCCATCATCATGGCACTTTGCTTCTTCTATACATGACTATGATActcaataacatgactatgatactCATTGTTATTATTATCATGATGGTGCTGCCATATCAAGATGCCTCTGTTGATGAGTTTGTTAAAATTTACTGAACCTATCTGTTCTTAGGCAATAAGATGAAAGACCTCTAGATGTAGAACGAGAGCTTTTAGCCAATTGGGTTTCACATTAGGATCACATCATTTCTTTGGTAGATGGGTTGAGAAGGCTATTTTAGGCTACACTAACGAGGAACAGCATGGAATGGGCTTCACTTTAGGGGCTTCTTATCAACTGCTTACCTTAAGAAAAAAACTTGAATTGTTATTTTTTGAGTTCTAGTAGAGTTGTTATTCGAGTAGACTAAAGATTATCAACTCATCGGATATTTTTACATAAGAAAAATAGGGAATGTAGTAGTGAGTGCAGAGTAGTTGCCAAGGGTGACATAAATTTTCTTCCAGCTTCTCTCTATCAATGTTAATTTAGCTATAGATCATTAATTATTATCTAAAAGGCCCATAGAATTTGAATGCAATGTTATCAATTGCTATCGACAGGATGTCAACCCTTCAAAGGCACCAACAAATTTATCAATTTTCCTTGGACTTCAGGATTCACTTGTAGTTATGtaattttcttttgtaaaagtTGAGAGAAGCTTATCTTTCTTTTAGTTTGAAGAATAGAGAAGGATTTATCTTAAAAATGAAAAGCGAATGACACGATGAGATTGAATTCCCAATTTCCATGACTAGAGAGACAAAAGTATCCTGAATCCTTTGACCGAGCTTTTTCGTCTGGAAACTCGATTTGTTACTTCAAGTAGAGTTTGCCTTTTGTGTATTTGTTAGCAGTCTGTCACGAGTTCAACTATGTCTGATGTATGTTCGGTTTTGCTAGGTCATTACTTGACTCTGATGATGCTTAGTTCTTGCAGTCTGGTGTCTCTGAGGTCATCTATTATGTGGATAAAAGGATTGGCAATTCTGATGCTGCATATATTGCCTCTCACAAGTTGCTTTCTATGGCTGGTGTCAAGGTACTACTTGTGGTTGACTTAATATGTAAAAATGTGATTGTTATCTGATGTAGGCTTAATCTCCTCTATTGTATTTGTAGGTTAGGAAGCACCAACCACAAATGACACAGATTTTAGTCAAGTTTCAAGAGCCTTAGTTGACTTTAAATACAGAGTTTCTTAATTACCATTGCAAGATACATATTCTCCAGGAAGCACATTGGCTTTGATGCAGCAGCCATTCCTCGCTTGATGTGCTCGAGACTTGCTGCTAAACGAGAGTCATTTGTGATGTTGCATTTCAGAACATAACATATAAATGCTGTCTATCCTCCATAACAAACTGATTTCTTGGACACTTATGGGTACTgcagctttttttttttgctcttgtTCGTTTTAGAACTCATGCTGAATTCAAGTGCTAAAGTATTTCTGATATAATATTGCATCTTGAAGGGTGTCGAGAAAGCTGCGTGGTAAAATTTTACCCCCAAGGCCTATTTCAGGTGTCAGGTGCCGTGCCGTGCCGCCTTGCGTCGGGTCAGCAAGTATTTTGGGTTTCGAGTGTAAAAAAACGATGACTCAGAGTTGCGGAAAGAAACTTTTACTGATCAAAAGCAAAGGGTACACTATGGAGAGTTGGGTCTCTATAGTATCTCAAAATGAGACTTCGATCAGACAGGCTTGAGGGCCATAATAGCCTGAGAATGCACAACCTTCATCgttatcatcttcttcttcttcttcgggggCCAGAGGTCTATTAGCTCCAATCTGGACTGGGACCTCTGTGTTGGCTCCTAAAGAATTTGGATGAACCAGCTCTATTATATCTCTTCATTGCTTAGTGATCCATTCCTACAATAGTAAACCCCTTGTCTCGACCCGTGCCTTTGAAGATAAAATgtttcttccaacctttgttgctAGTTGAGGCAGCACCCCTCATCATCTTGAACCCTCCCAAAGAGTAAGACAGTGGCCACTTGGTCCTTTGCACAGAAGAAAGCAAGCAAAGAAAAGCTTGCAAGTTGAGGTTATGTCGGTATATCAACATTCCACGATGAGGTACCACCACGAGTTAGGCATCATTTGGAAAGGTGAGATCCTCCACCATTGGATGCACACTACTATTAGTGGTTAGAGGGGGAATTGAACTCCAACGTTCAACACATCCAAGACAGTCAAAATAACCTAAACATTGGGTTATAAGGACGTTGATTTAGTCAAGGTACCTACATCTTAAACTCAATCGGAATAAAGTACTTGGTATGTAAGTAGTCTAAATGACCTATGATTAAAACAAAGTCCTAATCATAGAAACTCTTTATAGTTTCTATATCTCAAAAGACTTTCGAGTCCAACGGAACCAACCCCTGAGGGTACCTCAAATATTTGGGCTTATCATCTTATCATACTTATTAATGGACTGGGTACAAATGCAGGATAAGGAATGCTCTACTTATTCAACTCATATTTACGTGAATAATATAAAATGTCTTTCCTAGAATACTCATACCTACGAGTATATAATTGACATCCTTACTAGTCATGTGAACATGACTACAAAAAAAATGATTACTAAGTTATCCCTTGAATATTTCACCTTTATTACCCAATATAaaaatttacttttttatttaataatcaaTGTCAGACACTTTTTACAATTTTCATCTATCATCTCCACACTAACTTAACGTCCAAAAATCAAGTCAGAAAATCCATGTCGATTTGACTTGACTAGAACATCACCAATTTTTCACCTGGCACCAACTAAGATATCTAGATGTAATTAAGTTGTAGCTCAAATAAAATGCTTGCAAATTCTTAAAACGGGAGACGCAGATCAGCCTGGCTGTTAAAGATAATAAAACAAATATATTCTCTTCATTTCATGCATATCGATGACGAAGCCGAAAGGATTAGAAACCTATATTCTCTTCATTTCATGCATATCGACCGAATGTCCATCTATTATCTTTTGAACTATAATAATTGACAGGCAAATCAGCCTAAAAATATTCATAGATTAGGGAGAGAAGGTTCATAGAATCACCAGATCCCCAAGACATTGCCCAACGAACCAACTCCCAGAATGGAAGGGAAAAGCAAGTTAACAGTATAGCTTAAAACATTCTTGATCTGATGCCCCAATTTAAATTCATAGAACAGAATATCTTATTCAAAAAAACCGAGGCAATTTTGTACAAAAGTCAACAATAACCAGCAATTTTCAGCAACCACAATAAGAAACAATGTGCTTCAGATTAGGACAACCCATCTTCTGTTACCTTAATGATACCGCAACACTGGGAATACCAGAACAAAGTATCAAATGTTCTGCATGTTAATCTTCAGATAAAAGACTGCAACACAATATCTTATTAGCTATATATACACAACATCATATTGAAGGTATGTTAACAGCACCTTCTTTTTCACTTCCTGACATCTCTGTCGCTTGGCGTTCTGTAAACTGACGGTTATTTCCAAATTGATGTTCACAATCAAACACGAGCATGATCATGAGATTGGGGGAGATAGTAATACCTTCAAGCTACCTGGGGAAAAGGCAACTCACTTGGGTCACCACCATAATCCTCGCCTTCCACTATCATCCACTCCAGCTTAGGGCCCTGAATAACAATAAAATGAGATGGACATTCTTTATGTGGCGTGTTGGAGAAAAATCATTTACCGAGAAACAATTTCTGGAACCAATAATTAATAGATGCTTCTACTGACAGACTCACAGCAATATGAACTTGATAATTTGCTTCGACAAATGTAACCATCCATTGGCAGCAAAGATTAACACTAACAAATCCAAAATCATATGATTGATGAAGTCACACCAACACATTCAATTACCTGAACTtggttcttcttctttgataggCACTTATAACTTTGAAAATAGAGTTAAAAACAGCTTTGATATTTGAAGGCTTCTGCTacatataaagaaaaaacaaGACTTCCAGATCACTTGACTAATTCTGTCTAAATGACCATAATTTTTCATCAATAGAGGCAGTTCCACATATATACTTTCTTAATTGCTAACTGGAAACACTTTGTTCCTTCATCTAATTTTCTCTGGTGACAAACAAATTTAACAAAATCTGTTGCATAATTCGCCATTTACTGTATGACTGGAAACACTCTGTTGCATAATTCGCCATTTACTGTATGACTGCATTTCTTTTTACAAAACCTAAGAACAGTAATTACTTCATCACCCACCTCTTTTTACAAAGTGTAATATCATTTTTCATATTCTCACCAAGTTGAAGTGGGCATTGTGAGTGTTGACAAACACTAATGCTTTAAATGCCTTCTCTTACATCAAGATAGAATAATCAATATTTGTTGgcataatatattatataataagcCCTTCTAAGTAAAGAAGGTTAATGATGCAACCTTTTAGCTCACATAACACAAGCTGAAAAAAGTTGCTTGACCAATCCTGCCCCTGATTTCTGAAGGAGAATAACAATGAAGGAAATGGTCAACCAAGCAACACAGACTAATTCAAATCTAAAGGAACAAAAACTGTATCCATAGAACTAAAAGATTCAAGTAGGACGACTTCTGTCCTTAAGTTTTCAACTATATGAAAATGATTGGCTTGGTGAAGATATATGGTATGGATATGACACCACATTTGGTTGTGCCATATCAACTTTTCTGTCATATTACCGTCTTAGTCAAAGAAGAAAATGtctgaaaattataaaaattccAACAAAGGAAAAAAATCTGAAAAGCCACAGGGAAAATTTGGTTTGCAGATCTTTCTTTCCCTTAATTTATTATATGTGCACAGAAACTCAGCAAAGACATCAATATAACCATGGTATAGGAAACAGAAGGGGGTAATGCCTTTAGTTTTAGGTTTCTATATCCACATACCTTTCCCTGACGAATAATTGTTGGATATTTTCCTGTCATATCAACCACAGTGGATGGATCAGCAACTCTAATACCACCATCAACAACAAAATCAAGTCCCTGGAAAATGTCAAACAACAAAAGATCGGGTTGAACACTAAAATGTTAAAAAGGCAAAtgtatcatttgatgaacaaaaACTAACTAAATATATGATAGAAGGATTCTCAAAATACAGAAGAACCAGAATTACTACCTTTGTTCCTTCTAGGCTTTGCATATGTCTAATGTGATTAAAGACCTTATTATTAGTCTTGTCTCTTGATCAAATTTGTCTGGTTCTATAGCAGTCTTTTAACTGTTAAAGTCTCCATAGAATGACTAAAGTAGATTTGTGCTATTAGGGATCACCTAGAGCGGAAATCCTGATGATATATGTGAAGTTTCAAAACAAGGCAGATAGCAGGACCCAGAGGGTGAGGTGATGAATAGGAAGATTGCCTTTTGCAAATGATCTAAGCTCATGCAACTGAATTAACTGAGCTATTTGGATGACTTAGGCACAAATATATCACAGTAAAAAATGTACTACATAAAATGAGATACAACCCAAGAACTTATGGTTCAACTACCAAGAAGATATGTATAATTTCAGAGAATTAAAGAATTCACACATGCGTCAATGATATCATTATCATCACTTAAAAATGTCAGtttcaataaatttattttatgtgatggaggaagagagagagccTTATTCATCAAATTCAAACAATAAGTGAAAACAGGGAACATACCTCTGGCTCATAAGTATCTGCAATTATGACAGGATCTAGCATCCACTGATCTTCTGAAGGCCACTTCACACTAAGTTCAGCATGACAGTGCAGTCGTTTGATTATTAAAAGAAATGTGTGTGAGAGAAAGAGATCGAATCTGTCTTTTAGCTTAATAATTCAAACCAACCTCGTGGAAACCAGGGGTTCATCAAGATTTTGCAATATGGCCTGACAGATAGAATCATTTGGCATGCGAACACCGACGTGCTTTCTTGACTCATATCTAGCTGTCCGTCCAGATTTTATGCACTGTTTTGGTAATTCTTTGGTTGCAGGAAGAATAAAAGTATACTGTTCAACAAGAACTGCTATCAGTTAACCACATCTCAGGATGAAAGAAAATTTCAATTTCAAAGAACTGCAAGATTATCTTCCTTACAGGCCCAGGCAAACAGTGCTTAACAGTTCTGAATATGTTTGTTTGTCCACGTCCATCACCACGAGGAAAACCAACTGTGTACTTATCTATGTCTTGAAACGAGTGACACAAGATACTGAGAGGCTGCATAAATACATTGAATCAATCAGAACTAATGCAGAATATAGACGAAAAAGGTAATAACATGTTCTGCAATTAATAACCACAAAGACACTAAAATTTAAACAATATATTTTGCATTATCAGCTGGAAAACAAAATTATATATTGTTGACAAAGTGGGAAATTTGGTCTAGTACTAAGCTTCATGAACAATGGTATCCAATCTTCCAAACTGTAACTCTTGCCTTCTTGTTTTCTATATCTTTGATTCTGCATGTGTAAGAAAAGAATTTGTCAAACAAGTTTGCGTGACATACAAGTCTAACAGAAATAATCATcgtaaagaaaatatatttacaaatatGACAGAAAAGAAACGTGGACACTACCTTCGGAGGCGTTCGATGGATGAATAGCTTCTCAAATCACAAACAATGGCATACCTGAAAAGATTTAATTATTCTGGTTTCAATAGCATGATGCAATGGAGATTTGCTAAGACCGTAGAAAGCTATGAATAAGCATCATATTGTTTCCATAGCACACTCTTTTTTCAGAAGACATAGGAATTCCTATGGTCCATTAATTACTGGTGAAAGCTCACAATTGATATCGCTTTCATATGCTGATGTAGTCATCAGTAGTAGATTTGAATAAAGTTTCCAATTAATTAATGTGTTGGGCTGGATAAGATATGAATGGCTCTATTACCATCCTGCATACCGTCTAAAAACTTAAAGTGGTCAGATGAAACATGATCAATGATTTCATATTATTAACAACGAGGGCGATGTTATTCCTGTAGACCACAAAACGAGAAGTTACTTTTCACAACTTATCTTCCGAATCATCAATACGGTACAATCAATAACGAAACTGCAATCTGTATTTCCAAGCGTCAAGTTCAAAACAGGGCAAACGTAATAGGCCGCAGAATTGTAGAGAAGAAATGAAACGAAGAGGAGTGACGGCATACACGGTATCAGTAGGAATCACACCGACGGCCCCTTCCTTGATAAGCTCGATGACGGGCTCCAGCCTCCAAGTCTCGGACCCCAAGGGGTCCATCTCCACGTACACCATTGCTTCCGATTTCTTTTGGATTTGTCGACCAAGAAGCAAAGGAGAGAGTTAGATTCCAAGTATGTTCGCAACAGAACCTAAACCACAATCGGATCGAAGTTGATGAGGGAGAATTGAAGGGTGGGGGGGAGGGACCGACCTTGAAGAAGCGAGGAGCGGAGTACTTCAAGCGCTTGGGGTTCCGCTTCATGAGGGCACGGACGGGGAGATACCGCGGGAGGAACGACGAGGGGGGCTGCGAGGGCAGGGGAAGGCCCGCGACGGAGCGGCGGAAGGTGAGGGATGGAGCGGCGGCCAAGAAGGCGGAGGCGATCGCCTCGAATGGCATACTCTCAAGTCGCAGCtcgagagagcgagagcgagagcgagagagagaacaTACGGATATTATTTTCCTCTCTTCCCTCCACCAGCTGCACCTTTGGGTCCGGTAAACCAAACCGGTTGCAACGGACCATCCCCAAACTACTTGAGTCCCACTCGTCCCACGACGAGAGACCATCAAGGAGCATCAAGGGCAGTTGGCCAGCTGCGGCCCCACCGGGAGCGACCACTTAGGGCCACGCCTGATCCCCAACGTACCCCGTACCCACGGCATAGTCTTAAGAGTGGCCATCTTCAGCGCCACGTGTGACGAGCTCAGGACGTTGAAGCAAGCCACGTTTCACTCAACGGACCACGTTTCACTAGAGGCAAGGTGCCCGAAAGAAATCAGAACAGCTATAAAAGAAGACCTACAAATCAAGTTGAAAAGCTAACAAACGGCTAGAATTAAGAGCAACAGATAAATAATGATACCAACttc contains the following coding sequences:
- the LOC103971095 gene encoding uncharacterized protein LOC103971095, with the translated sequence MVSRRGTSGTQVVWGWSVATGLVYRTQRCSWWREERKIISVCSLSRSRSRSLELRLESMPFEAIASAFLAAAPSLTFRRSVAGLPLPSQPPSSFLPRYLPVRALMKRNPKRLKYSAPRFFKKSEAMVYVEMDPLGSETWRLEPVIELIKEGAVGVIPTDTVYAIVCDLRSYSSIERLRRIKDIENKKPLSILCHSFQDIDKYTVGFPRGDGRGQTNIFRTVKHCLPGPYTFILPATKELPKQCIKSGRTARYESRKHVGVRMPNDSICQAILQNLDEPLVSTSVKWPSEDQWMLDPVIIADTYEPEGLDFVVDGGIRVADPSTVVDMTGKYPTIIRQGKGPKLEWMIVEGEDYGGDPSELPFPQVA